In Oncorhynchus masou masou isolate Uvic2021 chromosome 31, UVic_Omas_1.1, whole genome shotgun sequence, the sequence TTATGGCCACACAAAATGGATGCAGCCAGGAAATTCTAGGCATTATCAAGGTCTTGTCAAACTGTgagtgagagactgatgaagtgtgtacagtctgcacaaaaaaaataaagcagagctcatgcctttcatgcgacttttttcaaatcatcatttgAGTCGCTTGGAGaaaatcatttggagaaaatatcctttctattttattcagctatgttcaattgtattcttcatactataaaattaAGCCATGGAATTCTaaacaaatcttgtctgctaaattaactagtgtagccccTGAGCCTTATGGTGaaagccagatcagggcctaacataaggacaacgcAGAGGATGCagttctgttcttctgaaataggccttttcttcatatcatgtttctttagacctgtctaaaataaataatggatttattagactttttaaaatgtagatgtcccaaaggtctgcatcaatggcttgtaggctgtgcgcggaagccaggagatgttaaatgtgtttatgttaattaaaggtcaattaccatgagaccggaagatatttgcttgacaatcaccggctgactaAATTTCATGATCGCAGTAGCCCTAGTGGCGATAAGCAGATATGTCTAGCTTCACCTCAAGTGTCATTACAGAAATTAACAAGACATTTAAGATAAAATCATGATAAGAGAAGGTACTGTACATTTTCAAAGATATTTCAGTACATGTAACTAAAGCAGTGTGTTCACTGTTGCCTTTCATCAAGGTCATTCAGAATGCAGCCTTCCTGGAAGAggtgataataataataaatttgttttacactgaacaaaaatatgaaggCAACAtgcaaaaaatgtaaatattgtaCTGAGTTGAAGTTCATatgaagaaatcagtcaattgaaacaaATGAATTAGCCCCCaatctatgggtttcacatgactgggaatacagatatgcatcggtttgtcacagatacctttaaaaatggatcagaaaaccagtcagtatctggtcagaccaccatttgcctcatgcagcgcgacatctCATTCGcaaagagttgatcaggctgttgactgtggccggcagaatgttgtcccactcttcaatggctgtgcgaagttgctggatattggcgggaactggaacacactgtcgtacacgtcggtccagaacatcccaaacatgctcaatggatgaTATGTCTggcgagtatgcaggccatggaagaattgggacattttcagcttccaggaattgtgtacagatccttaggTTAACGTCAGCAAACTGCTCACctacacgacgccatacacattgtctgcggttgtgaggccggttgcaTTTTGTTGTGGCCtttttgtctccagcacaaggtgcacgtgtaatgatcatgctgtttaatcagcttcttgatatgccacatctgtcaggtggatggattatctcatTCAACTCATTCATGGTTTGATGATTAGAAGTTAAATCAGGTCTGCTTGTCCAGGTTAACAATACAAATGTGTACTTTCCAGTAAAAGTAACATCTTAAAGTCgctttaaaaaaattataattttaTATCATTTAGATAAACAAATGTATGGATCGGGCAGTTCATGGGCAAAGGTCTTGCACAGCTTTAGAGTTATCAGTCATTATGAAGGTAAAAGCTCATCAGCCACTTCATGGATATCAGACAGTTTATTATAAATTATGGTCAGTGTAAGAGGAAGTTTAATTCATGGTACATAGATAAGGGTTTATTCATTATATTCAGGAATAATGTTTCCATGGCAACACACCAGAGTACAACTTTTACTGCCTGTACATTCTGATAAAGATTGTGTTATTGGTATTGCTAACACATTTATTAAAATGAGGACATAAACAGTAAATATTTGTGTAATAGACCCTCTCTTTAAAATAATCCCATCTGTAACAGGGCCTCACTAGATTCCATTCCATTTAATTAGTTTGTGCTTAAAAAACATTATGCAAAACAAATCTATTCATTGACCCTATATACCGGAAGAAACAGGCATGGTGATCGTCAACAGCAGTTTAATCTAAATTAACATTTTTTTAAGTTAAGAGTTTTACATAGGTATGCAATGAGATAAACATGGTCATACACACAAAAACCATAGGGTCAAACCATGCAGATTTCCTAATGAAACTATATATTTTGCATTTGTCCATCACTAAGAAGACTTCTTCTCCATGCtggaaagaagaaaaaaattcCATCAGACTTACTGGAGACACACATTCTGTCGAACAGCATTAAGTCTAAATGACATATGAAATTATAACTAGTGACAATGAGCTATGTGTAAACAGTATGAGAGACTGAAGTTAAGATGTTATCATGGATATGGATAAAACAAATTATGTTATGAAGTACGGTGCTTCCATGTTATACATTCTCAGTTGATTTGATGCCAACTTTCAACATATTCTCGTATGGAAAAATCCTAAAAGATGTATTTGGGCTTCAAGGCTGTGGCTTCATTGAAATATCAGTCTATTTTATTCTGAAAAAGAAGCCCAAATAATTTGTTACTAACAGGAGAAACCACCTGAGCAGTGAATAAATCACATATGTTTGGAGGTTGTTGTTGCTTTGTAACCAAAGTGGAATGCAGGTACAAACCAAAAAAGGTTTTGCATTGAAATAAGCAAATCAGTACAGTAAATTGTGAGCTTACTTGTATTTGATAAGTCGTGATCCTTGAATGAGCTGGGCGGTCTCATTGGTTAGATGGCAACCAAAGAGGAGCCAATTTCTTGGCTGAACTTTGTATGCAAACCTCATAAACAGGAGGGAATAGCAGGTCAAAGCTGCGGGGGGAAAAgaacacacaaaaacactcaaTAAATAAGGAATTAACAGTCACTTGACACTTACATATCTTCAGGACAACCTTATCAGAAAACACAACATTTTCTTGCCTTGAGTCAGACAGCAGGAAAGGATTATGAGGTTCAACGAAGAATGATAAACTATTGGAATTCTACTTATCGATAGCATGAAGGGCCATTCTGactcaaaaagcacaagaaagTGGATAGATAAATATTGTACCTAACATCTGATTTGGACCATCATTCATAACAAcgagtaagacatgaggaatccaatAAAATGATCAAAAGCAACCCTAAATAATTAATTGGATTCCCTATGTCTTACTCAATGATATGAAGAAGTTGGGTCTAAATCAGATGTTGGGTCATATATTTACTACATTTTATGTGAATcccataaataaaataaaaaagggtCAATTTGGGGGCAAACCAATAAGCTTAATTTGTTCAGAGATCAAATTACATTTTAACAAAATAATGTGGCAGGTATGCTAATCGTATcagtttctaactacagaaatgatttcagaacaatctgtgatagcgggtgtcatggcttgctgaaatgaaaTAGAATGACGCTGGAGTTCTTCAACAAGAGTGACTATCAATCCCTGGCAGAAACGTGTCCCTAATGTTAGGCTATGGCTAGACATCAGCCATTGCTTAGCTATGTTTCAGTATCATGTCTCACCAAAGGTCATTCTGCCACTGATAATCTCAGGGCTTTTCTTCATGTCACTGATGGCAGCAATGGGCAGACCCCAGTTGGCCACAGGTCCCCAGAAGTGCTGGAATAGAAGTACACAACTACATTTAAGGAACAAGGAATATAAAGAGCAACGAAGTTACTGTAAGGGTCAAATGTTTTCAAGCTGCCATAGCAATTAAACAGTCTCGATAACTACCTAAGAGACGAGTAAATCTGCAATGGTCAATGGAGCCAAAATATTCTGATTTTAGTAGACAAATACTAAACTAGCCTGCACAATGAACAGAGAGTACTTACTGTGCTTATTTTGAAAGTTCCCATGAGGACACCAAGATGACAGACATAACACAAAATGAGTTTGGTTAGAGGGATATGCATATACCTTATGAAAAACAATCAACACCTCACATCCTGCCTGGGCTAACTAATAATACTCATAGGTCTCACATCACCGGTAACACATTAGCAGTAGGCTAGTTTGACAGCTAACAGTTAGTTAGCTTCGGTGATAGCAACAACATTCAAGCCAAACGTCCTTCAAGCAGGACACGGAGTTAGAAACATTTGCACAAACAAACGTTAACTGTAGTAACGTTACACTACCTGCAGATGTGCACACGAATTTACAAATAGCTAGCTCGCTTTGTTTGATCATTcatttagctaacgttaactgtcTACTGTTAGCAAGCTTGCTTGCTAGTCGCTACAGTAAAATTAATctcgttagctagctatcttcCAGATCTTCCAAATGTGTTTTACCTCATCAAATAGTCTCTGAACTCCTTGCTTTTAAGGTGGTCAACAGCTTTACGTGCCAAAGTACCTGCCATGACTTCTGATTGTGGTGGTTCGCAGAGGAAATTATAACTATGGGAATGTATAAACTGGGTTAATAATGCAGTGAGTCGTAGAGGACACCAGTGGTCACAGAGCTTCACCAAAACATTATCTTTACGACACAGTCGCAATTATTCAGTTACGACGCCTCTCATTGGTGTTGCTATGCAATCTCACGATATCCGGCCTCATGGTGATGACCCGCCCCTACTTTCTGAGATTGTGCCACTGATCCAGAATCAGCAACTCGGCTCTATTGCTAGGTACTACACATAATGCTCAAGAATAGCTGCTGAACTGGTTACACAACAATCATCCGAAGGAGGTGACTCTGTATTCATCACTTATTGGCTCAAACACCAACCACCTTTAAAACACGTTCAACCGGGACACAATAATGCAATAAACTGACCAAAAGgtcacaatgtcattggatttaggttcaaagttggTTGAAAAAAGACAAAATCCCCTTACgttttcaaatccaatcagtttcccAAGTTGAatcaactttttatttttatttattttttattcaacctttatgtaactaggcaagtcagttttaaggCCAGGCACTACAGGCTAATATGGATTTCTTTCTTTACTCTCATCAGACTGAAACTTTACCAGCTGAAATATTATTGTATTACAAGtttgatttatttttaaataaaaatatgcAAATGAGGCAAACCGTCTGCTAATGTGCGCTAATTTGTATATGACGAGGATCTGTTTTTCAACACATTGCTTCAAGGcagaatgtttttgtttttgttttattgtgATAAGACACTGACTGGTCAACTTTTACAGATCAGTTTATCTAAATATTGTCATTTCATGGAATTATATTAAAAAAAACTCTATTCACATGTATTACGGATGCATATTTTGCATATATTTACACATATAATGACACTTAAAATCAAAACAACACAAGATATAAAAGAAAAGCCTCAGTAAAAGTCTGACTATAAGGCCTAAGAACCTGTGTGTGGAATAAAGGGAATGTACGTCCTTTGAAGACTGAGAAAAATGAATTGGCGCACAGGGAACATGTAACTTTAAATACCAATCGGATGTCAGGAAATTGCTAATCTTTTAGCACGAAGCACTACGTCAACAAAAGATATAGCCATGTATGGACTAGCTAACGACATGCTCCGGAAAACATGCTTTTGGATGATATATGATTCAACATGGAGAGATTTAAAAATAGCGGTTGAAGTTTTACATGAAACATGCTATCAAGAACGACATTAATGCTAGGTGTAGTTGACGGAGTTGGGATAAAATTATACTAAtaaagtatttatttattttatgctAAATATCCCCAAATCAGAAAATTGGCAG encodes:
- the LOC135523448 gene encoding mitochondrial pyruvate carrier 1-like isoform X1, coding for MHIPLTKLILCYVCHLGVLMGTFKISTHFWGPVANWGLPIAAISDMKKSPEIISGRMTFALTCYSLLFMRFAYKVQPRNWLLFGCHLTNETAQLIQGSRLIKYNMEKKSS
- the LOC135523448 gene encoding mitochondrial pyruvate carrier 1-like isoform X2 — its product is MAGTLARKAVDHLKSKEFRDYLMSTHFWGPVANWGLPIAAISDMKKSPEIISGRMTFALTCYSLLFMRFAYKVQPRNWLLFGCHLTNETAQLIQGSRLIKYNMEKKSS